A window of the Tunturibacter empetritectus genome harbors these coding sequences:
- a CDS encoding isochorismatase family protein, with protein MAVTSLDPITALVVIDLQKGIVAMPTAHPTGEIVKRASVLADLFRRRKLPVVLVNVSAGAPGRTEQAPRVREFPAGWTDLVPELNQQPEDHLVTKRTWGAFTGTGLEEYLKKKGVTQVVIVGVATTAGVESTGRQAHEFGFNVTFAVDAMTDMNLDAHTNSILRIFPRLGETGTTQEILGLLDSNQV; from the coding sequence ATGGCAGTCACCTCGCTTGACCCCATCACCGCTCTTGTTGTCATTGATTTGCAAAAAGGCATCGTTGCGATGCCTACCGCTCATCCGACGGGAGAGATTGTGAAGCGAGCCAGCGTCTTAGCTGACTTGTTTCGCCGGCGGAAGTTGCCGGTGGTGCTGGTGAACGTATCTGCAGGAGCACCTGGCCGGACAGAGCAGGCTCCGAGGGTACGCGAGTTTCCTGCAGGATGGACTGATCTGGTTCCTGAGTTGAATCAGCAGCCTGAGGATCATCTAGTGACGAAGCGGACCTGGGGAGCGTTTACGGGCACTGGCCTTGAGGAGTACCTGAAGAAGAAGGGCGTTACGCAGGTTGTCATCGTTGGCGTTGCCACGACTGCCGGTGTTGAATCTACCGGACGCCAGGCGCACGAGTTCGGGTTCAATGTCACCTTCGCCGTCGACGCTATGACAGATATGAACCTCGATGCTCATACGAACAGCATTCTGCGGATCTTTCCACGTCTGGGAGAGACGGGCACGACCCAGGAGATTCTTGGTCTGCTCGACAGCAACCAGGTCTAA
- a CDS encoding GRP family sugar transporter produces the protein MALELERVRRKGLSLHGLGVVCGLTAGVWLGAAEAPTKLVNAGFSPFAISLCMVAGVFTARWTFPTLLKGTGYVFADLSERKHLIVWALLAGALWAVANTLTVFAIRDVGLAVAFPMWNANSLIGLFWGRALFRELEGASGKNTAKVVFGAIAIVIAAVMLGFSTIHGGAIGSHALRGVVAALGASLMWGTMYVPYRKAYLSGMNPLSFVTVFTLGELGTVLALTLALDGGAHSSAFQLLHMPGVLFWLFLGGFVWVVGDLFQQFAAKYLGIGRGIPLSNTNQLWGLAWGALVFGELAKADRQHRWMVIGGSVIMILGALAISTAVASAKEQSSTNEAVLRECNRYGLDYQRTMMAQAGDEFDGRDGRRRWWDYLIVLTATAVFITLGVRAVVPPLAMNLSWVVILSVLLLVSLLVGGWSLWRRTRFS, from the coding sequence GCGTTTGGCTGGGGGCGGCGGAGGCTCCTACGAAGCTTGTGAACGCAGGGTTCTCGCCGTTTGCTATCTCTCTGTGTATGGTCGCCGGGGTGTTCACGGCGCGGTGGACCTTCCCCACGCTGTTGAAGGGGACGGGCTATGTCTTCGCGGATCTGTCGGAGAGGAAGCATTTGATTGTATGGGCGCTGCTAGCTGGCGCGCTGTGGGCGGTGGCAAATACTCTGACCGTATTCGCGATTCGGGATGTTGGGTTGGCGGTTGCGTTTCCGATGTGGAATGCGAATTCGCTAATTGGGTTGTTCTGGGGACGGGCTCTGTTTCGTGAGTTGGAGGGAGCGAGCGGAAAGAATACTGCAAAGGTGGTGTTTGGTGCGATTGCGATCGTGATTGCAGCAGTGATGCTGGGCTTCAGCACGATCCACGGAGGGGCGATTGGGAGTCATGCTCTTCGCGGAGTTGTTGCGGCGTTGGGCGCGAGTTTGATGTGGGGGACGATGTATGTTCCGTATCGCAAGGCTTATCTGAGTGGGATGAATCCTCTGTCGTTTGTGACGGTGTTTACGTTGGGGGAGCTGGGAACGGTGCTGGCGTTGACGCTGGCTCTGGACGGCGGGGCGCACTCGTCTGCGTTCCAACTGCTCCATATGCCGGGAGTTTTGTTCTGGCTTTTTCTTGGAGGGTTCGTCTGGGTGGTGGGTGATCTGTTCCAGCAGTTCGCGGCGAAGTATCTGGGGATTGGGCGCGGGATTCCACTCTCAAATACGAATCAACTTTGGGGACTGGCGTGGGGTGCGCTGGTGTTCGGCGAGCTGGCGAAGGCTGATCGGCAGCACAGGTGGATGGTCATTGGAGGGTCGGTCATCATGATCCTTGGTGCACTCGCAATCAGTACGGCGGTTGCTTCAGCGAAGGAGCAAAGCTCGACGAATGAGGCGGTGTTGCGAGAGTGTAATCGGTACGGCCTGGACTATCAGCGAACGATGATGGCGCAGGCAGGAGATGAGTTTGACGGGAGAGACGGACGGCGTCGGTGGTGGGATTACCTTATCGTTCTGACGGCCACTGCAGTTTTTATCACGCTGGGAGTTCGCGCGGTGGTGCCACCGCTGGCGATGAACCTGAGTTGGGTGGTGATTCTGAGCGTGCTGCTGTTGGTTAGTCTCCTCGTTGGAGGATGGAGTCTCTGGCGGCGGACGCGATTCAGTTAG
- a CDS encoding TetR/AcrR family transcriptional regulator, producing the protein MSSTMSSPRRAPQQERGERRVAQLLDAAASLLAEVGYDAATMTEIADRAKASIGTVYQYFPNKPAIVLALRGQYVAEMEERWTHLNEEAVAEMSAEQIAHRFVELTICFVDEHPAYFAILDAPVKYKRSPEARNRLRERIAKVFRSKKPTLTQEVAFRLANVSLGIIKGMNKLYAEASSKERQELVKEYKIALAAYLESRLSPSHKDRMQKKSIPRSKS; encoded by the coding sequence ATGTCCTCAACAATGTCAAGCCCAAGGCGGGCTCCCCAGCAGGAGAGGGGCGAACGGCGCGTCGCTCAGTTACTTGATGCAGCTGCGTCTCTGCTGGCTGAAGTCGGCTACGACGCCGCCACCATGACAGAGATCGCCGACCGAGCCAAGGCATCCATCGGAACCGTATATCAGTACTTTCCCAATAAACCGGCCATCGTCCTCGCACTTCGAGGCCAATACGTCGCAGAGATGGAGGAGCGCTGGACGCACCTCAACGAGGAGGCCGTGGCGGAGATGTCAGCCGAACAAATAGCCCACCGCTTCGTCGAGCTGACGATATGTTTCGTAGACGAGCACCCCGCCTACTTCGCAATTCTTGACGCCCCCGTAAAATACAAGCGCAGCCCAGAGGCAAGAAACCGATTACGAGAGCGAATTGCTAAGGTATTCCGAAGCAAGAAACCTACCCTCACGCAAGAAGTAGCGTTTCGATTGGCCAACGTCTCCCTGGGCATCATCAAAGGCATGAATAAGCTCTACGCAGAAGCCAGCTCCAAAGAGCGCCAGGAGCTGGTTAAGGAATACAAAATTGCTCTCGCGGCGTATCTCGAGTCGCGTCTGAGTCCATCCCATAAAGATCGAATGCAGAAGAAGTCAATCCCGCGTTCAAAGTCCTAA